From the Odontesthes bonariensis isolate fOdoBon6 chromosome 9, fOdoBon6.hap1, whole genome shotgun sequence genome, the window GTGATTATATGAGCTGCACCTGAATTTCATCTCATAAATGATGGTGACATTTGAGAGAAGAAGAGAGCCTCGGTAAACAAAGAAATCAAAAGAAGACATTCAATAACAACCGAGGAGCCGGAGATTCAAGATCTGCAAAGTATTGATTTCTGATTCGAGGAGGAGCAGACAATTAATAATAAGACAAAACAGGGTGGTCTGTCCATTTATTCGAGTGGTTGTGTAATGAGTGTTTATTTTGTCTTTAGTCTTCATTCTGTTATTATCTCTATTTCCTTTCCAGTTATAATAGATATTTGACGCCCCTATCATCACTAAGACATTACATCAATCAGCCAACCAACGTTAGCACAGGTTTGTTCTGTTGTTCTCAGGTATGGTGAGTAGTTTGGATGTGGTTTTCTCACACCTCATAACTGCTCTGCAGAGATGTCTGCTCAGCTGTACAGATCAAGTTAGGCTGCTGAATAAAACCACGCAAACAAATAAATTACTACAGAGGGGTTTTGAATTATAAGTAGGAAACAAATGTTTTATTATGATATCAATACATTTTATATATACAGAGTAATAAAAATGCAGTCTTAGTAGCACAATGAGTTGTTTACGAGTATGACTTCTTTCACTGTTCAGCCATACTGTAAGTATTTACCCTTGATTGCATGAGCAATATGGACtttctttgcaaaaaaaaaaagttacttgTTTGTTGCCAACAAATTCAtttacaaatgaataaataaaagcattgctttGTAATGTATCACTAGTAAACCATCTTCTTGAACACACAAGACCTTCTAACGAAGCTGATGTGAAAATTATCTACAATACGGAGAGTGAAGTGTCAGGGAGTGTGCATGAGCGACAATGCTGAAAACTCAAAAATATGGTTTCACAGTAAACAAAATCCCgaaacagcaaatacaaattcaagtaaaacaggataatgttaaataaaataaactgaaattcTCTCAATTTTTGACGTGAGGGCTGTTACATAATTCTGCAGTTAAATGTAACAAGAGAAATTCTTTATTTTCCAGACTACCATCATTTTAGTCTGCCAAACACAAAATCAAAATCATTACACAAGTCAGTGTATGTGAAAATATACAAGTACAGTGAACTATGCAAGACAAGACCATAGTTTGCAATTTATTATTCTATGTCTTTAAggacaaataacacacagcccTTAACTATCATAACATCTCTGAGTTGAACAAAACCAATATTAATCTTCTCACAACAACCAAATTTGGCAACAGCAGGCGGGACTATAAAATGCCGCCTAAATGTGCAAACCATGCCAATCAAAGCAACTGATTAGACTCCATGATTGTACCATTAGTTCATCTCTCAAAGGTAATGCTTGACATTTAGGAAACAGCATCTGATTTGGGATGAAGCTCCCTCATTCTGGATTCCTTTATTGCTCCACAAATGATCTGATCTGTACAAAAAAAGCATTCAGCATAAGTAAAGTCTAGAAGGATATACTGTTTTTTCTACTAGCTGTGCGATTATACATCAATGCTCATGCATTGTTGGTGATGAGTGATCTTTGTGCAGCCCGTGTAAAGACATGCCTGTTCCCATCGGCTTTTAGATGGAACAGTCTGGGGATGTACCTGTCAGCTCCCTTCGTACCCAAATCTGATCCGTCTCTGCTGGATTCTGAGCCTCCATGTTGTCATTTATGGAGCTGTTCTCCGTGTCAGATAGCTTCACATCATCTGGTGTCTCGCTCGCATTTGGGGATTTAAGGCTCTCACTCTCCTCCGTTTCTGTACCCCCCAAAGACAAAGCCATCAAGGGCCCCACCAGATCAGATTCATTGGATAGAGCTCTGGGTGTCTGGCAAAACTCGTCATCGTCATCACTAAggatgtctgtctctttcacctCTTCCTGGTCTTCGTACTCCTCTAGGTCGAACTGCTCCTCCACCCAGCGGTCTGTATCAGCTGCTAGCTCAGACTGCTGGTGCTGATCTGGCTCATTCTTCTGCTGCAGCCTTTTGGAGTCGGGCTCCTGCGGCGATGCAAGGTCCTGCTGCTCCGGGTCCCCATCAAAAACAATGTCGGTGTCTATGGTGAAGCGGTTGCGCACCAACTTTCTTCGGCCTAGTGTCCTGGTTGGAGCAGATGCTGCAGAAAGATCACAAACACATAATCGATCACAGTGAACAGTTTAAAATCTTGGGACATCACTCTGGGATTTAGTATTAAAAAAAGTATGTCAATTTCCATATTTTGAGAATTATGTTGGTATATAAAAAACTAATTATAATGAACTATAAGTGCCGTCCGCAACATGGAGTATACACTGTTGCTTTAATAGTTTGATCATTCAGTGTTCTCCTGTTTTCTGTGGGTTTCAGGTTTCCTCTCTGACCCTGAACCTGCCACCTCTTTCTCTTTGAACAGACCTAAGGTTCTTTCAGAACTACCAAACACATTATTCAGCACAACACTAAGACTACTGTCTTTCTGCTTTTTCAGTTTCAAAGGGCTCCATATTTCAACACTTATAAAACATCAACAAACGTGCCTGAAACTCTGCCATTTTGTCTGTCTGAACCCAGCTCTGCTCTTTGTATTTGAGTGTgttggggggggtgggggtaggGGTTAGGGGGTTAAGAACTGGACAAAAACTGACCAAACCACTCTGCATGGTTACATACACAATTCAGTCAATCAATGGATACAGCTCAACTGGGCCATTTCCATCTTTCCATCCTTTTAACCATTTGTTACCATGATGTTCCCCCTGACAATTTCCACCTATGATGTCAAGTAGCAGATTATGACAAAGTTTTCTCTTTCTGGAGAAAGTCGAACATCATCCTAACAGTTACAAACGATAAAATCCAAGTTAAATACATTACATTTTCCTTAAGCAGCCATGACACTGTTATATTTGCTTTATTTACAACCGCAGCTTTCTTTGGCTGCAGTTATCTTGCAAAACATTCATTAAATTTCCTAGGTTAAAACCATCAATGAAAAACCTGGATTCAACAAAAAGATCGTATCTGTGTCAGTTCCGAAGGAATTGGGACACTTGGAGCTGTAGGATGAATGCAGCCACAGTCTGACATTTACCGGCTCTATTTATGGCTGGACGGGCCCCCTTCAGGGCACAGAGTCGTTTTCCTCCAAATGGCACATACTGCTGGTTGAGGGGTAAACTCTCTGTTTTCAGGAGCTGCCGGCGATGTTTTTCCCTCAAAATGGAATGGACGGTCTTCAGAAAGTCTTTTCTGCTCTCTGGAGAGCTGAGGGGGAATAGAAGGGCACGTTATCAGTTTGTCACTCTGATGATAACAGCAGGCAGGGCTGTATCAGTTCCACGAAAGCTTCACTCTGCAGTGGAATTCAACGTCTTCTTGACGGGTTCCTCACCTACAGCACAGTTGAAATGTCCTCTCTGGCCTTCCCTCCGACTCCGATTTTATGTGAACAATCTCACACACAGCAGAACTCTCGCCATCTGTGGTAAACACACGTTATTTCATTAACAGAGCAATCTGGTAAGATTTTCCAGAACAATTCTTCCTGGATTTAGAATCAGACCTCTGTGCTTCTACAACACAGTGCAGTATTGATTGTGTAGGCTACCTGCGTTGGCCAAGGATCTGACTTGAAGGGCATCTGTTGGGATCATGTGACGGAAGCGGAAGGGGTCTTTTTCTTCGGAGGATATGGAAACTCGATGGGAACCACCCTTAAATCAGTAAAATATTGTTTTGTAAACTTCCCTGAACTATGCTTGGAAAATAGCTTTAACTTAAATGTTGCTTGTTCAGGTACAGAATCTAAAAAATAGGATTTAGTGTTGATTTCGTGTTTTGCTTGTGTGAAAACccaccatttttttcttctgcttgGACCCTTCTTTGCAGACAAAGACCACTGCTGTTTTGAACACTGAGGAGCATTAAGGGGAGAGAAATTTCAGATTATTTGATacagaataattttttttactgtaagcGATTACTATTTGAAAAGACACAAGGACACAAATGCTGGCTCTGGCCCAAGAAAGCAGAAAATTAAATTAGATTATTTGACAAGGAGAAACCCGCTGGGGAAGGTGTACGGATGCagttttttgtttatgtttgtcAAGTCATCAAATGAATGGAGGAAccaaatctttatttttatttggcaAAAGTAATGATTCAGTTATTAAATCCAAATAACGCTCAAAGGCTTGCCTTTGTTGAAGACAGAATGAATATAGTCCTATTATTAATATGTGTATGTTATTGCAAAGTGCCATCAAAGTTcatttagcctttttcacagtGTAACATGTGTAACCGTAGCtcgaaaaccaaaaaaaactgcattataTTTCATCATCCCTGACGTACCAAATGTTGCCAATTGTGGTTCTTTCTTCCACTTTCCTAAGGAGGCAGGCGGGTTAATCCAGGTCACAGTGTTGTGGAGCAGCAGGTCACCCATTGACAGATCAGCAACCTGGCAATTGTAGCAAAATATCAGCAGTCACCCCACAGGGACTCTTTATTCACCAGAACAAATCCAAGCCTCATTTATCCAAccccacctcttttttttcactgctcTGCTCGGTGATGAGCTGGTCGAACACCGCTCCGAACTCTTCGTGGATCTTTTGCATCTCATTGATGTGGCTAGCAACCTTGTTCATGGCTTTCATAGCAACTTAAGTGATTAAGAAAACAACATCGTTAGAGCTGAACTTTTGATTGTAGATGTATATGCTTCAGTTCTCGTCTGTCATCTTCTCAGTCAGCCATGAAACTCTGTCTTACCATCCAGGTGGTAGTGTTCCTCACTGTCTGGGTCTGTCAGGGAGTGGAGTTCCCTCAGCAAGAGGGGATATTTCAGCACCCTCTGTATGGGTTTGATTAGGTACGATTCAAGGGTAGAAGAGTGCTGCTGCTTCGGGTTCCGCTCATCAAGGAAGGCCTTGAAATCAGGGTCAGTTTTGGCTGAAATGATGGATAAAGAACATTAGTGTGTGTGAGTATGATACTATTGAGTGGTTTACTCAAGTCATTTTAGGTATGGTTTGTAATCCACAGTAAGAAACTTGGTGATGGTGGTATAAACACGTTAGTTTTGGTAAAACGTACACCCAGTTGATGTGCATTTcacttgaaaaaacaaaataaaaactgttCACTGCTTCAGGAAACAGCTTTATCCAAACAACCGTACAAAACTGCATGAGAGATAATCAGCTGACTCATTGAATATAAATGTGACAAACAAAGTGATCCATTGAAGTTTTAAAGGGAGTGGGTGTACAAGCTACAGAACAGGCTGTTCAACACGGCTCATTATATATCATGCAATCATGCAGGGCTTTCCACCCTGATAGCCTCCAGTTTAAAAGTATGCAAGCAGAGGTTGGATGGATAAGCCTGCGCACCAAGACTCTACAGAGCAGATATATGGAGATTTGCAATTCAAGGCAGATGGTTGACGAATGAATACGTCTTTTGCTTTGAGCCAAGGAGAAATGTCAACCCAGGAGCACATTTACTCACCCTTTACAAGAACCTTTGGGACTTTGGTGTGGCTGGCGCAGAAAGCACTGTAGATTTTAAAACGGTCTGCATAGTAAAGAAAAGAGCCTCCCAAGGAGAAGAGGATTTTCTGGGGAATAAAAAGAGTTTTTGGTTCCTATAAATTCTTGCTGCTCGTCATATCTTTTGATGtatgtttcacaaagagaaggTATACCTTAAACTGATCGACTCTCTCAAGCTTCTCCAGATCTGGAACCAGTCGGGTCCCATCTTCCAGGGTTTTGAGGAACTCAACCTGGAACTGCACCATTTCTAGCAAGTTGCCGAACAAAACATCCAGCTGGAGGAAAAGTCCATTTGAGTACAGATAAGAAAATTCTATCATTTAACAACATTCCATAgtatttaaaaaagataaaaaaataataataataattaattaaaaaattgaTTTAACTGTTGCaactgcatgaaaaaaaatctctttactTTGCAAACCTCACTTTTCATCCCCTCGTTATCCCTCTTGTCCTACACAGCTACACTTCTCATGATTATGTAACCAGCCTTTATTCGAACATTTCACCACTGTTAGCATTTAAAAGCAAAGTTGCCCCTAAAAGACCCGTGGGTAACGTATTACATACCTCATCCTGAGTTAGGAAGGTCTCTTTCTGCAGTGGGGTTAAATACCTCCCAATGAGGCAATTGAGATCCTGCAGAACAAGAGTAAAATGGGTTTGATTCAGGTTCACCGACAGTAATTAAGTTGAatgctttttaaatttttatttttacaaatatttCACAACAAAATAGGTCTAAAGAGAAGGAAATATTGAACCCATAATAAAAGCCAGAGGAACAGGCATTTCTGCATGTGCTTTTAAGGAAAATTATGGTATAAAtatttaataagccatgtaaaaCAGCTAATTCCTAACTGCCTTACAACTTACAACGACTGCCTGGCAATCACTAGTAGTTTAAAATTCAAAAGAGCCTAAATGTTCCTGTGCTCAGACTGTCATAGAAATAATTAAATAGAAATAGTTAGTAATATTTTGCAGAAAATAGGAGCTAACAAACTGCATGATCCACATCAGTAACAAGCTGAAATTTACAAAGGTACAATAAATAAGTTTATACTTTGGTTAGGTAATGTTCAATAAGGCAGACAAGCACACAAATCATATGAACAACAATTGCAGCATTCATATTTTCAAAGTTAATTAGCAGTTAAAGTCCGTGCTAGTATTTTGCTTATGGCTTGTTGCTATTAGCAATTCAACTTCAAGTACCACTTCTGCACACAAAGAAACATTGTGCACCCACATGTCTGACTGTCCCTAATTTGAACAAATCgcccaacaaaaacaaaccatcCTTTCGAAGGTTGTACAGCACATGATCAATCATGCATGATGTGATTTCTACGATAAGTACATTTGTGCCCCCTGATATGAGGTAGAACACTTTAGACAGCCCTGACATTATCCCATTATATACCATCTCTAACCCAGTTATTCCAGTGAGCCATATTCATTCTGGATTGGAAGGAATTGGAAAATATCCAGGCAAGGGCACAGCTGTGCCCCCCTCATATCTCCAGGGACACTAAGATCAATTATTCATATAAGATAGGTAATACGTAGGGCAAGCACAAGCCAAGGCAGGTAAAAACTCAGATCGATGGACAGGGCAGCATACGCACTCACAAACACCATCTTCCTTGTACAAGTAAGACGACTGATACTGACTTTGACATAGGTGCGTTCGGTCTCCACAAGTTCACAGATGACTTTGCGAAGCTTGTCGGCATCAGAAAGCTGTCGGGGAGTTGCAGTAGGTGGAAAGGGTGAGTCCGGGCTCGGCGAAGAGGACCCACACTCCAAGGGATTCATATCATGGAGACTGCGACAGAAAGCAGCGACCTGCTCCGTACTCTGCAATGAAGCAACGAGACAGATAAGTGTTGAGATTAAAAATGATTCAATTATAATCCAAACCTGAAGAAATATGCACTCAGCAATCGATCAGCACCTTAAATATTATTGTGCAAGCGCCACCTTCTACCTACCGATCTGCACTGATTCATGACTGTGCAGAGAGTGAGCCTGGAAAGAGGCAGAGAGGCAGCTCTAAAAAAACCATTTGCACTAATTTGGTCTATTTTCAGTCTATCATAACTATGACTTTCCGCCCCCCTCTCTTTCACTGACTTCCCTGTTTTCCCTTGTGCTTTTTCTTCTTACTGATGTATCAGTGGTGTAACGATTGAACTCTTTCACAGAATCAAAATATACACACAACAGTCTGTCTACAAAGAGTATGGGTTGCCGTGGTGACCGACCCTGATGTGCATTAGACTATTATTTTGGACAAAAATAGACCCTTCTCAACAAAAGCCTGAACAAATACAGTTACTGTGTCTGCAGGAGGCTACGGCCTCAGGCAgcgaaaaattgaaaaaaagccCTTTAGTTTTTCATattaataaaaacactaaaCAAAAAGGCTCTCATAACATCCATCAGAAGATGATTTAATACTTTAATAATTTATTGAATTAATTTATCTAAAACTATTTACTTTCACTGGGAAAGTTGTACGGGGCAGTTATGGCCATACAACAGGTAAACCTAGCAGGTGTAAGAGCCTAACGGGGGACTAAGATGCTTCTGCCTCATAATATGCGGTGTTTCATAAACTTGGCAGAAGCAAATGTATCCGATCACACCTACTACTTCCTCTGAGAAATAATAATAGTATAGCCTCCACGCAGCTGCAGGGGATGGAACATTCGAATTCTCAGATAAAAATAATCTTAATTAAGATCTGAGCTCCTGTCAATCTACACGGCTCAGCACATCAAAACAACTATGTCCTTTGCATAAAATAGAATGTACAAAACAAAAGTGCAATATTAATTTTACGGGGAATTTCTTTCAAGATTCCCCACTGAGCAGACAGTAGAAACAGGCATTTCGTTCTATTGTGTTCTCTTCTATCATAGGATAAATAAGATaaggaaaatgaaaaaagtgaCGACTCGAACAGTGTGTTATTCTATGACTTCCACAGCCCTTCTCATGTTTGAAAATGACAGGGACTATCCATATTGTTATCTAATCAGACATTCACATGTGAGGCTTGAAAGCCATTTGTCCCGCTTGACAAATTTCCCCAAATCATTAGGCAGCCCCCAGATCAACTAGGACTTGTTAGTCACGGCTGTTGTTAAATGCATCTTACTGTAACATCAAACTACATTTTCTGCTTATTCTGAAGCATCCACACTGGGAGAAACTGGTCAACTATTTGCTGAAAAAGAGTTGACAAAGCTCATGTATACAAGTAAAACCATTTAGATAGTAACGAGGGCTCCACTATTTGAGTATCTGTCTAATGCTTTAGATTCTTTTGGTCACAACATTTGTCAAGAATAAGATGCCgtctgtgttttgatgtttctgCCAGCGGGTGGTCTAAAGATATTTGAACCTTGAGAAACATTTACATATTGTAGccattattttttactttttatacaagatatttattttctaacacagtactgtatttttttatgctgatgataccagCTTGTGGGCATTTGCCATATTCCAGCTCACACTGATCTGCAGACCTTCCCCtctctgatttaaaaaagacGACTGATTTTGTGTTTACATTTAAAAGCGTCACTAAAGCTTGCCTACAGAGCAACTTCTATTCAAATGTCCTTCCCAGGTTTGTGTGTGGTACTGTCATCTCTATGAAGAAGACAGTCACAGCATAGCCTTTTTACAGTCGAGGCTCCACATATAAACTGCACTTATTTGCACTTTTGCACTACTTTTATATAACTTTTCCTTCACTACTTGTAATCTGTCATTTAAATTGACATAAATTGATTTAGCATTTGCGGTATAGGCCAGGGGTTTTATTGGTACCACAGTTTGAATGTTGCTCCTCATTTGTAAATAGCTTTAGATAAAAATCCTAAATTTCTATATATGTAATTTCATTCCTACTTTGATCTCATTAATACAGTCCATGGGCATCTTTTACATCACAACTCCCACCTCATTCCTTGCTAGATACAAGGCTTGTCTTTGTTTATTAGCCCATTGCTCAGTCTAACACATGTTATCTAGGTTCAATCTCTTCCATCATTGCTGTAATCTTCTGtcgaaatatctgcgtcgacaTTCCAGGCCAAACTGTTATGTGCATGTAACACAATCCCATAAATCAGAGACAGAAGTTACAGGTAGAATTCTTAAGAGAAACTGCTCGAGCGAGGTTTTTCTTGTTCAGCTTGATTATTTATTAATCAAATTTAACCAGATCTCTGGAAATGTTCAGTGATTTCTTTTTTGTCCACAAATGAGACACTAAATGTATCATCTTACTCAAAAAAATGAAGATTTTTTACTGCTTAAAGTCTGCTTCCActttgaaaacataaaaaaaaatttgcttAAATAAATCATACTGTCTTTAATTGATTTTTGAGATGTCTTGTATGCTGAATCTGCTATCAAAAAAGAATGAAGAAACATCCAGGCAGTAAGAGAAGCTTCTGGATACCGTCTATCACGGTGCCGTGCAATTCCTCAGTGCAGCCAGTTATCACACTCACCACTGTGAGGTATATGAAAGGCTTTTATGAACATCACTGACCAACAAAGTTCAGCAAATCTGTATCTTCATCAATGACATCATGGTACGATGTCTAATCTGCAAGGATAAATGACCTGTCAAGAGTTTACACACGACTAGTCATTCAAGATGAAAAGGTATTTGGGtccaagggttagggttaggaaataTTTTTCACAAAGAGCTCATCATCACCACACGTTATTAACTGACACTCATATGCTGctccaaagaagaaaaaaagccttCCTTCTGTTAATCAGCCTTGTGTTTTACATTTGAATTTAAAGACATAACGtgtccacagcagcacctcagTTTTTAACTTTACAACAAAATACTGGTACATGACGTTTATGCCAATAGATGCTTATTGGAATCCTCAGGGCTGAATATAAGAGTCAAGTGATAAATAGTTAGTGGCACCGTTGACTCAGGTGCTATTAAACCAAAGCAGCAGATGTTGATCAAGACATCAAAACCTAAAATGGTGAAAAACAGTATGTAAATACTGATGTAGATAGTATGTATCTCTGCTCCACCCAACCATTTGTATACATGTGGATAGAGATTTATAACCAATTTTCAAAACTGATTCAGTATTCAtgaattcagatcaggcaagaaTGTAACAAATGTAACGGGCTGGAAGTCCCCTCTTGGTTTTAAAGTAAACTGAATTTGTTTGGCTCACTGTCTGAATGAGACGATGGTCAATCTGGCTGCCAGAACACCAGATAGAGAGGCTCGGATTTCAGCCGACAGCGAGTGTGTGACTTGCCTCTCTAATAAGAGggccattatgaacaaaaaACTTTGCATAGCCAACAGCTGTTTACTGCTGTGTAAATGCTCAAACTCTTGCACATAAACCTTTGAACATGTAGAAAAGTTGCCCCTGTTAACAGCACATCAATCAGGCTTATATGAATTGTGACGGTAACATGACATATCATGTCATAGTAAGCAAAGTGTGACCTTTTAACCATACGTGGTTGGTATGAAACATGAACCACGAAGAGCCCTGTCACTGTGGGCACATCTGAATAAAGCCTGGATGAACATTAAAATGGAACCTATCTGAAAGAGGAATACTACTTTTATCAGACTGATTAAGCCATTAATATTGGATATTTCATGTCTAAGATAGGCTTTTGAGACTTAGTATAGGACTAGAAATAAATCCAATTCTTCACAGCCTGTTTAATTGTTCGACTAAGCGCATCAAGTTTTATTGAGCACACAGTCACAGTCCAGTCATACTTCACACAGTCTTAGCTAATTAACACCATTGCAGCTCTGCGTGCATGGACAGTTATGACATGGCAGAAAGAGGATGGAAgaacacagaaagaaagaacaaagcCTTCGCTATCACATATTatgaaaaatatgtaaattACATGGGATGTCATGGGTGAAACTGAGATGCCAGAGTCAATTATATCCCCTATCTTTTAAAATATAGATTAAACAGTGAGAAACCATCAAAGCACTCACATAAAATAGAGAGAAGATTACATATCTGCCCCTCTGAAACTGACAGAAGCCTCAGATCACAGCTTGACAAGGCAAGGGAGAAAACTCTCCAACAGTCAATCACTGCAACAACGCTCAGGGTAGTTTGTCAAAGTCGTGTAAAGTCCAAGTTGTCTGGGGTCAGATCTGTGGAAAATTAGCTCTTGCACGCAGTGATTTATTTCCTTATTATCTTGTGGAGCACTCCAGTGATTATGGGGCAACTCTGCGACACAATGATGACTCACAGCTTCCTGTCTTTAGCAGCCAAGAAGGAGTGTGAAACAAATGTTGAGAAGCAAAGGTGTTTGCCCCCCCCCTCTAACTAAGACAACAGCCAttacagcagcagcaaaagGAAGTTATGTAAAGAAGAGAGATGCATCAAAGGAATCTCACCAGATGAAGCATGTCATAGATGGAGTCTGACGAGCGCTTTCTGTGCTTGTTCCACTTCAGGACGGACATAGCCGGCGTCGGTGGACAATCAGCGTCAATTAAAGTGCCAAAGAGAAAAAGACCCCCGGCTTTGCAGAATTAAGTCTACACTGTGTCCCTCAAACCCATTTTCAGCCCTTTTGTCTTCCCTGTTTTATAAAAGAAGATGCTGTGGTGCTTGTGATGAGGGATGAGTGAAGCTGCTCAGCCTCCTCCTCTCCGCCCACCAGCACTTACAGCCTTCCAATTCCCCTTCTTTTGCGCCCTCACAGTCTGCTGTTTCTCTGTCACTAATATTCTGCCgttttctctctctgcctctccctCTTCTCTACAGTCTGGGCAAACTCAGGCACACAGTGTGACTGTAAGGGTGAATATCTGGCCAACTCTGGCATCATTGTAAATGGGTCTTGATAATCCCCCTGACTGGACTGAGAGCAAAGCAGCAGGAGGGAAGGAGCTTCGTCCTCAAGGTTGCTTTGAAACGGGATTGGCTCGGTAAGCAACACAGCAATAGAATATAAATGCAGGAATCCAGAGAGAAGGTGCGGGAGGGGGGGCTGCATCGGAGTAGGCTACAGAACATAGAGGATAGCACAGAGGAAAACTGATGTAGAAGGTTTTTTCAGTGTGGGAAGTATATATTAAATAATTAAT encodes:
- the LOC142388136 gene encoding rho guanine nucleotide exchange factor TIAM1-like isoform X2 — its product is MSVLKWNKHRKRSSDSIYDMLHLSTEQVAAFCRSLHDMNPLECGSSSPSPDSPFPPTATPRQLSDADKLRKVICELVETERTYVKDLNCLIGRYLTPLQKETFLTQDELDVLFGNLLEMVQFQVEFLKTLEDGTRLVPDLEKLERVDQFKKILFSLGGSFLYYADRFKIYSAFCASHTKVPKVLVKAKTDPDFKAFLDERNPKQQHSSTLESYLIKPIQRVLKYPLLLRELHSLTDPDSEEHYHLDVAMKAMNKVASHINEMQKIHEEFGAVFDQLITEQSSEKKEVADLSMGDLLLHNTVTWINPPASLGKWKKEPQLATFVFKTAVVFVCKEGSKQKKKMGGSHRVSISSEEKDPFRFRHMIPTDALQVRSLANADGESSAVCEIVHIKSESEGRPERTFQLCCSSPESRKDFLKTVHSILREKHRRQLLKTESLPLNQQYVPFGGKRLCALKGARPAINRAASAPTRTLGRRKLVRNRFTIDTDIVFDGDPEQQDLASPQEPDSKRLQQKNEPDQHQQSELAADTDRWVEEQFDLEEYEDQEEVKETDILSDDDDEFCQTPRALSNESDLVGPLMALSLGGTETEESESLKSPNASETPDDVKLSDTENSSINDNMEAQNPAETDQIWVRRELTGTSPDCSI